One region of Oryza sativa Japonica Group chromosome 5, ASM3414082v1 genomic DNA includes:
- the LOC4339582 gene encoding uncharacterized protein, translated as MSAAQQQKHEVDRATVAGAVAALFKWMRARAAEAPPNLLADERDDLLLLQLSLRRIPPSPTTKPRLLPLPHPVIVPGESASICVISDDRPKSRSPAASDLLDASRSHHLPVSEVIPLSALRTDYRPYESRRRLAASHDLFIADRAVLPLLPRVLGKAFYSTKKAPVAVDFARTGWLEQVRKVMNSTFLYLRTGTCSGIKVGRLDMKEEDTVENVMAAVEAAVENVPKKWANVRSLHLKAVDSVALPIYQAVPELGMKIEVRFAQLEGEVGSGEVIDASEAGAALKGVGKKKAKKALKHVEEENAGEEAAQESGKRKRGKKQLAEDLMEQDIQDVSEKRKKVKEGTPAAETPKISKKGKEKSKRALDKEGEDASVEEASNKKKKGKKEVVSDVGEKNSKVKKSNGDKEKRRTRLRV; from the coding sequence ATGtcggcggcgcagcagcagaagcacgAGGTGGACCGGGCGACGGTGGCCGGAGCCGTGGCCGCGCTGTTCAAGtggatgcgcgcgcgcgcggcggaggctCCACCGAACCTCCTCGCCGACGAGCGCGACGACCTCctgctcctccagctctccctccgccgcatcccgccctCACCGACGACCAAGCCGCGCCTCCTTCCGCTCCCCCACCCCGTCATCGTCCCCGGCGAGTCGGCCTCCATCTGCGTCATCTCCGACGACCGCCCCAAGTCCCGCTCCCCGGCCGCCTCCGACCTGCTCGACGCGTCCAGGTCCCACCACCTCCCCGTCTCCGAGGTCATCCCGCTCTCCGCCCTCCGCACCGACTACCGCCCGTACgagtcccgccgccgcctcgccgcctcccacgACCTCTTCATCGCCGACCGCGCCGTCCTCCCGCTGCTCCCGCGCGTCCTCGGCAAGGCCTTCTACTCCACCAAGAAGgcccccgtcgccgtcgacttCGCCCGCACCGGGTGGCTGGAGCAGGTCCGCAAGGTGATGAACTCGACTTTTCTCTACCTGCGGACGGGCACCTGCTCTGGGATCAAGGTTGGGAGGCTGGACATGAAGGAAGAGGACACCGTGGAGAATgtgatggcggcggtggaggcggccgtGGAGAATGTGCCCAAGAAGTGGGCGAATGTGAGGTCTCTCCATTTGAAGGCTGTGGATTCAGTTGCATTACCAATTTACCAGGCTGTGCCGGAGTTGGGCATGAAGATCGAGGTCCGGTTTGCACAATTGGAGGGAGAAGTCGGTTCCGGGGAGGTTATCGATGCTTCGGAAGCTGGAGCTGCACTGAAGGGTGTCGGCAAGAAGAAGGCGAAGAAGGCATTGAAACATGTGGAAGAAGAGAATGCTGGTGAGGAAGCTGCACAGGAGAGTGGCAAGAGGAAGAGGGGTAAGAAGCAACTAGCTGAGGATTTGATGGAGCAAGACATCCAAGATGTGagtgagaaaaggaagaaggtGAAGGAGGGCACCCCTGCTGCCGAAACGCCGAAGATTAGCAAGAAGGGTAAGGAGAAGAGCAAGCGTGCATTGGACAAGGAGGGGGAGGATGCAAGTGTGGAGGAAGCCAGTAACAAGAAAAAGAAGGGCAAGAAAGAGGTGGTGAGTGATGTTGGGGAGAAGAACAGCAAGGTGAAGAAATCAAATGGTGATAAGGAGAAGAGAAGGACCAGATTAAGGGTATAG
- the LOC4339580 gene encoding large ribosomal subunit protein bL21m: protein MATRRCLLRLLSRRLLAHTPQPASLASIATRTLASLAKPLVPQASRVLASPRLFPSRCHYASNRSSGDEEEGDDDDHYDEEGSGDEWGEEEEEAVAAKPPSGKTEEEKVAEAAEIGYTVVGPLGADEKPFKPYEPVFAVVQIGSHQFKVSNGDSIFTERLKFCDVNDKLILNRVLMLGSQSQTVIGRPTLPDATVHAVVEEHALDAKVIIFKKKRRKNYRRTKGHRQELTKLRITNIEGIDKSEATAVAA, encoded by the exons atggCGACGCGGCGatgcctcctccgcctcctctcgcgccgcctcctcgcccacACCCCTCAACCCGCGTCGCTGGCCTCGATCGCGACGCGAACCCTAGCCTCCTTGGCCAAGCCCCTCGTGCCGCAGGCATCCCGCGTCCTCGCCTCCCCCCGCCTCTTCCCCTCGCGCTGCCACTACGCGTCGAACCGATcctccggcgacgaggaggagggggacgACGACGATCACTACgacgaggaggggagcggggatgagtggggggaggaggaggaggaggccgtggcggcgaAGCCCCCCAGCGGgaagacggaggaggagaaggtggcggaggcggcggagatagGGTACACGGTGGTTGGCCCGCTCGGTGCCGACGAGAAGCCCTTCAAGCCCTACGAGCCCGTGTTCGCCGTCGTCCAG ATTGGTTCGCATCAGTTTAAGGTGAGCAATGGCGACTCGATCTTCACGGAAAGGTTGAAGTTTTGCGATGTGAATGATAAG TTAATTTTGAATCGAGTTCTCATGCTTGGGTCACAATCTCAAACAGTCATTGGGAGGCCAACTCTTCCTGATGCTACTGTTCATGCTGTCGTTGAGGAGCAT GCCCTAGATGCAAAGGTTATCAtattcaaaaagaaaagaagaaaaaattacCGTCGAACAAAGGGCCATCGTCAG GAATTGACAAAGCTGAGAATAACCAACATTGAAGGAATAGATAAGTCAGAGGCCACTGCTGTTGCTGCTTAA
- the LOC4339581 gene encoding uncharacterized protein: MEDYFSRILDLAWQLRHQLTRLIEHVFGYIDWIPEHHGFQFSPCYKRSLPATERYIRGEAPLLSVSNSTEDQTPNGLSEAIVVRKGLSSICQRFPSFLHDFRLGQQLAFHLRELCSAVASEIHAKLARFLHRFWTTLQGSSKDIGWLKRTKTLPCSVDGTDRFKELLYGIRNGMHHLPNTLVYLFIPGLFSNHSPLYFVNTKRIFSKMGLTCHIARIHSEASVEKNARELKLYIEELYWGSGKQVLLLGHSKGGVDAAAALSLYWSELKGKVAGLALVQSPYGGTPIASDILRKGQIADKETRRIMELIICKLIKGDIRALEDLTYDKRRDFISKHKLPVDELPIISFHTEASTAPTMLVTLSRVAQAELLPWLPLPRFLSSSEYAESLLASLKLPVVVPASAAMAVSALHLRLRYGERSDGLVTRRDAEVPGSVVVRPERRLDHAWMVHSTLRKDHAEADATQMCEALMAMLVEIGRKKCC; the protein is encoded by the exons ATGGAGGACTATTTTTCACGCATCCTAGACCTTGCTTGGCAGTTACGACATCAACTGACACGATTAATAG AACATGTGTTTGGGTATATTGATTGGATCCCAGAACATCATGGATTCCAGTTCTCTCCTTGTTATAAAAGATCATTACCTGCCACCGAAAGATACATCCGTGGAGAGGCTCCCTTGCTGTCTGTCAGTAATTCTACAGAAGACCAGACCCCAAATGGACTATCTGAAGCCATTGTTGTCAGAAAAGGCTTGTCCAGTATTTGTCAAAG GTTTCCCAGTTTTTTGCATGACTTCAGATTGGGACAACAGTTGGCATTCCATTTGCGAGAACTGTGCAGTGCTGTTGCAAGTGAAATTCATGCTAAACTAGCTAG GTTCTTACATCGTTTCTGGACAACATTACAGGGATCTTCTAAAGATATAGGATGGctaaaaagaacaaaaacatTGCCTTGTTCAGTTGATGGTACAGATCGTTTCAAGGAGCTTTTGTATGGCATCAG AAATGGCATGCATCATCTTCCTAACACACTGGTTTACTTATTCATCCCTG GACTTTTTAGTAATCACAGTCCACTTTACTTCGTCAATACGAAAAGAATCTTTTCGAAGATGGGGCTTACTTGCCATATTGCAAGGATTCATAGTGAG GCATCAGTGGAGAAAAATGCACGGGAACTGAAATTATACATTGAAGAGCTGTACTGGGGTTCTGGTAAACAGGTGTTGCTCCTGGGCCATAGCAAAGGTGGAGTTGATGCGGCTGCGGCGCTTTCGTTGTACTGGTCTGAACTCAAGGGCAAGGTTGCCGGACTGGCATTGGTTCAGAGCCCATATGGTGGCACCCCAATAGCTTCCGACATCCTTCGCAAAGGCCAGATTGCTGATAAGGAGACAAGGAGGATCATGGAACTGATAATATGCAAACTCATCAAG GGTGATATAAGGGCCTTGGAGGATCTCACATATGACAAGAGAAGGGACTTCATCTCCAAGCACAAGCTCCCCGTGGACGAACTGCCGATCATCTCCTTCCACACCGAGGCCAGCACCGCCCCGACGATGCTCGTGACATTGTCGCGCGTCGCCCAAGCCGAGCTCCTCCCATGGCTCCCATTGCCGCGGTTCCTGTCGTCATCGGAGTACGCCGAATCGTTGCTCGCCTCTCTGAAGCTCCCCGTGGTCGTGCCGGCCTCGGCGGCCATGGCCGTCAGCGCGCTCCACCTGAGGCTGCGCTACGGCGAGAGGAGCGACGGCCTGGTGACGCGGCGGGACGCCGAGGTGCCCGGGTCGGTGGTGGTGAGGCCGGAGAGGAGGCTGGACCATGCGTGGATGGTGCACTCCACGCTGAGAAAGGATCATGCCGAGGCTGATGCCACTCAGATGTGTGAAGCCCTGATGGCCATGCTCGTTGAGATTGGGAGGAAGAAATGCTGCTGA